From Dehalococcoidia bacterium, the proteins below share one genomic window:
- the gmd gene encoding GDP-mannose 4,6-dehydratase: MKRALITGITGQDGSYLAEWLLAQGYEVHGVVRRSSTENFDRIAHLTGRLSLHQADLLDQLSLIDVLRQVRPQEVYNLAAMSFVPTSWKQPVLTGEFTAIGVTRMLEAIRLLDPKGIRFYQASSSEMFGKVRETPQNEKTPFNPRSPYGAAKAFGHHITVNYREAYGLYAVNGILFNHESPRRGLEFVTRKVTNAVARIKLGVQHELALGNLDSRRDWGFAGDYVRAMWLMLQQERPDDFVIATGETHSVREFVEAAFTAAGLDGWERYVTADPRFLRPTEVELLRGDASRARETLGWQPTVSFPQLVAMMVEGDLELEQRRLHGRD, translated from the coding sequence ATGAAACGTGCGCTTATCACGGGGATCACCGGCCAGGACGGCAGCTACCTGGCCGAGTGGCTGCTGGCCCAGGGCTACGAGGTCCACGGCGTCGTTCGCCGATCCAGCACCGAGAACTTCGACCGCATCGCCCATCTGACGGGGCGGCTGAGCCTGCATCAGGCCGACCTGCTCGACCAGCTCTCGCTCATCGACGTGCTGCGGCAGGTGCGGCCGCAGGAAGTGTACAACCTCGCCGCCATGAGCTTCGTGCCGACCAGTTGGAAGCAGCCGGTCCTTACCGGCGAATTCACCGCCATCGGCGTCACCCGCATGCTGGAGGCCATCCGTCTGCTCGACCCCAAGGGCATCCGCTTCTACCAGGCGTCGTCCAGCGAGATGTTCGGCAAGGTGCGCGAGACGCCGCAGAACGAGAAGACGCCGTTCAACCCCCGCAGCCCCTACGGCGCGGCCAAGGCCTTCGGCCACCACATCACCGTCAACTACCGCGAGGCGTACGGCCTGTATGCCGTCAACGGCATCCTCTTCAACCACGAGTCGCCGCGCCGCGGGCTGGAGTTCGTCACACGCAAAGTCACGAACGCGGTGGCGCGGATCAAGCTGGGCGTGCAGCACGAGCTGGCGCTGGGCAACCTGGATTCGCGGCGCGACTGGGGCTTCGCCGGCGACTATGTGCGCGCCATGTGGCTGATGCTGCAACAGGAGCGGCCCGACGACTTCGTGATCGCCACGGGCGAAACGCACTCGGTGCGCGAGTTCGTTGAGGCGGCGTTCACCGCCGCGGGGCTGGACGGCTGGGAACGGTACGTGACGGCGGATCCGCGCTTTCTGCGCCCCACCGAGGTCGAGCTGCTGCGCGGCGACGCGAGCCGCGCCCGCGAGACGCTCGGCTGGCAGCCCACCGTCTCCTTCCCGCAGCTTGTCGCGATGATGGTGGAAGGCGACCTCGAGCTGGAACAGCGCCGGCTGCATGGGCGGGACTAA